Part of the Henckelia pumila isolate YLH828 chromosome 2, ASM3356847v2, whole genome shotgun sequence genome is shown below.
GTGGCAGCCAAGACTTTTATGATTTTGTGTGTTtgatttttccattttttcCCCTTTTATAAtatgatgatatatataatatacaataGATTACATTTGTGTGAATATTgggttaaaaattttgggctacTGGTGTTGTAAGTCTGGTTAATTGTGTATGACTAAATTAAAGAGTATGATTATATTACATTAATAATGTAGGCCTTCAATACGTGTTTGCATACCATGTCAACATATTATATGAAAGTTGATAGTTTCTAGTTTTATGATATAAGATAagattattttttgtttgatttataATAAATGTTTGTGTGCTAACTGAAAAACAGAAAGTATGTCTACAAATCGTGATTGGATGTGGCGTCGAATAGACGATAAAGGTTATCTCGTTGACGAGTTTTTGGAGGGAGTTAAAGAGTTTTTGACATTTGCCTATGAACATTCGGGCTGTGTCAATAGTGAGAACAAAATAAAATGTCCATGTAGTGAATGTCGTAATAGAtacttttttattcaaaaggatGTGCGTTATCACCTTGTCAAATATGGATTTGCCCGTGGCTATGATATATGGCATGCACATGGTGAACCAATGAAGAAAGCTAGACATTCTGTTGATTGTGAAAGTGTTCAAAATGAAGAAGGATCTCGTTACAAAACCATGGTGATGGAGGGTATTGAGCAAGGTTTTGATTGGTCGGCATCAAATAATGATCAGCCACCCAATCATGAGGCACAAAAGTTCTTTGACTTATTGAAGGACGCCGACGAACCGCTATGGGATGGTTGCAAAAACCACAGCAAACTTTCAGCTGTCACCCAGTTGTTAAATCTCAAGTCTGAGTTTAATATTCCTGAGGCCTGCTATGATAGACTCATGTCAATCGTTAAAAGCATGTTACCGGAAAGTGAAAATTTGCCACCCAATTTGTATAAAACAAAGAAGCAACTTGCCAATCTCGGACTTGGTTATGTTAAAATTGATGCGTGTGTCAACAACTGCATTTTATACTATGAAGAATACAAAGACCACAAAGAATTCCCCGTTTGCTTTCATCCTAGATACAAACCGAGAAAGCCGAGAGTACGAAAAGAAGTTCCTTTTAGTGTCTTACGGTATTTTCCATTGATACCTAGACTCAAGAGGCTTTATGCATCTTCATATACTTCTGAACAGATGACTTGGCATGCCAAAAATCATTGCAAAGGTGGAAAAATGGCACACCCATCTCATGGTGAGGCATGGAAGCATTTTGATCGTTCCTATCCTTCTTTTGCCTCAGACTCACGTAACGTGCGCCTTGGGTTATGCACTGATGGATTTAATCCATTTGGTCATCATAGTACCCCTTATTCATGTTGGCCTGTGATAATTACAGTTTACAATCTCCCTCCATGGATGTGCATGCAAAAGCCCTTCATGTTCCTTAACATGGTTATTCCCGGACCAAAGAGTCCGGGAAAAAATATTGATGTGTTCTTACGTCCTCTAATAGACgagttaaaaatattatggaCTGTTGGGGTCGAAACTTATGAtgtataaaataaacaaaacttTCTAATGAAGGCAGCACTTTTGTGGACAATTAGTGATTTTCCAGCTTATGCAATGCTGTTTGGGTGGAGTACTCATGGTCAATTGGCATGTCCTTACTGTATGGAGCATATAAAGTTATTTAGACTTCAATATGGAAGAAAGGCTTCTTGGTTTGACTGCCATCGTCAATTTTTACCTCGTGATCATCTTTTTAGAAAACAAGCACATAAGTTTCGAAAAGGTAAGATTGAAAAAGATTCACCGCCTCTTCGGTTAAGCGGGAAAGAAATTTTTCAAAGAGTAAACGGACTTCCATATGTGACATTCGGGAAACCATCGGGCGGCGCTCAACCAATTAGTGGATTTGGCATAACACATAATTGGGTGAAAAAAAGTATATTTTGGGAGTTACCATATTGGAAGACAAATCTTATTCGACATAATTTAGATGTGATGCATATTGAGAAAAAATGTGTTTGATAATGTTTTCAATACTATAATGGATGTTAAAGATAAGACAAAGGATAATGTTAAAGCTAGAAAAGATTTAGAGCAGCATTGTAGCCGTCCAGAGTTGCATCTAATTGGGGGAGTAGGTGGTAAAATTTACAAACCGAAGGCAGCGTACACTTTGAGTAAAGTGCAAATGACAGAATTGTGTGTTTGGGCAAAGTCACTGAAACTTCCAGAAGGATATTCTGCGAACATATCTCGTTGTGTAAATGAGAGCTCACACAAGTTTAGCGGGATGAAGAGCCATGATTGCCACATATTTATGCAAAGATTGTTGCCTGTTGCATTTCGAGATCTACTTCCAAAATCAATTTGGGAAGTGTTAACAGAACTAAGCAATTATTTTAAAGATATATGTGCAACTGTATTGAGAGTAGAGCATATGGaacaaattgaattaaatattgttgAGATATTATGCAAACTTGAAAGGATTTTTCCCCCGGCTTTCTTTGATTCTATGGAGCATTTGCCAATTCACCTTGCATATGAAGCTAAAGTTGGTGGACGTGTACAATACAGATGGATGTATCCTTTTGAGAGGTTTGTTACATCTAAATTCACTAAATTTGTGCttattttcataatataatTAAACAACTGTTGCAGGTTTTTGTATCATTTAAAGAAGAAGGTGGGAAATAGAGCTCGAGTTGAAGCTTTGATCGTTGAAGCTTATATCATAGAAGAAGTTTCAACATTTTGTGCATCATACTTTGAACCACAAGTACAATCACGACTAAATCGAGTTCCAAGAAATGATGATGGTGGATCAGCAGATTCTTCTTGTAGGCTGTCAATTTTTACTCACCCAGGACGCGCACTTGGGTCTCGATTTACGACTAGATATTTGAAAGATGATGAGTTAAAAGCTGCCCATAGATACATTCTGATGAACTGTGAGAAGATAAATCCATTTCTCGCGTaagttttgttttaattttttgttctcTCTCTGTTAATTTGTAAATGTGAAATAAAATCTATTAACAAGCACTTGGTATATGAAGGAAATTTACTGAAGAAAAGAAACAACAAATTCCAGGTATGACTGATAAGGAGCTTCAAATTTTATGTGATCAACAATTTCCTCCATGGTTACTCTCTCATGTAAGTAGTTACAcagttttaatttatttattagttCTTAACAGTTTATCAACATTTTTATaatgcaattttttttatttcgttGGTAGATTCAAGAACATCCTTATGAGGTTGATGACGACATAAAGAAGCTAGCACATGGTCCAAATCGACGGGTGTCTTGCTATAATGGATACTTTGTGAatgtatttaaatttgaaacaGTGGAACATGGACGTTACAAAGCAACATCAAATTATGGCGTGTGTGTGTTAGGTAGCACCACTGATGAGTACGAAGTAGACTACTATGGAGTGTTGGAAGAAATTTTGGGATTGGAATATTATGGTCTTAGGGATGTGATTGTTTTGTTTAGGTGTCATTGGTATGACACGTCTGATAAAGGGGTTAAAGTGCATAGGTTGGGTATTGtagaaattaataataaatcgaAGCTGAATACAAATGATCCTTTTCTATTATCTTCTCAAGCCCAACAAGTGTACTACACTGTACCTCCTACCATCAAACAGGTAAGGAACAATTGGATGGTAGTATGCAAAGTGAAAGCTAGGGGAAAATTCGAAATCCCTTTACTtgaagaacaagaagaaaatgTTCCACCAAATGTTGAGTCTGCTTTTCAAGAAGAAGAGATATTTACTCCACATCCTATTATCATAGATGCAAACATTGATGAggttaacattttttttaatgaggAAGATGAGTTAGATTCTGTGGAACTTGAGGAGCTTCGTCGTGCTGCAAATGACAAGCAAGTTATTTCAGATGGTGAAGAGCTAGAGGAAGAACTTGAAGACTTCGAATCAGATGAAGAAACACAAGAGAAAACTGACCATGACACTGACAATAGTGCCAATGAAATGGAAAATGaggattaaatttatttatcgaAGAAACTATactgattaatatttttatttttaacgaTATGCATTCTTTTGTTTTATGTGTTAAATAATAGTTAAAATTTTGGTATTTACATTTTTCTATATATTTCATTTAACTGTATCTACTTCTTtatcacaatttttttaaagtatGATCTTTGTCTTTGTCATGTATTTGATTAATTGAATGTTTTAACGTTAATGCAGCATGTCCGGCCAAGGGAAAGCTATTGGTTCCATCAGAGGAAGATCAAAGGGGAGCATGTCCAACAAAGGGAAAGCTATTGGCTCCATTACAGGAGGATCAATGAGGAGAGGACGGATGGGATGGAAATCTCATAGGCTGCAAGATGATGATGTAGACTTAATGCTAGTGAATCATAGAGAATCTGAACAAAACACTGGGTTGAATAATATTCCCTGTAATGAGACACAGGTGTGTGAATGTCCTATAATGTCAAGTTTATCAAATCAcatgtattatgtattttaattgGCATAGGACAAGGAGGCAAGAAGACAATCATCGGAAAACAATAT
Proteins encoded:
- the LOC140878414 gene encoding uncharacterized protein: MSTNRDWMWRRIDDKGYLVDEFLEGVKEFLTFAYEHSGCVNSENKIKCPCSECRNRYFFIQKDVRYHLVKYGFARGYDIWHAHGEPMKKARHSVDCESVQNEEGSRYKTMVMEGIEQGFDWSASNNDQPPNHEAQKFFDLLKDADEPLWDGCKNHSKLSAVTQLLNLKSEFNIPEACYDRLMSIVKSMLPESENLPPNLYKTKKQLANLGLGYVKIDACVNNCILYYEEYKDHKEFPVCFHPRYKPRKPRVRKEVPFSVLRYFPLIPRLKRLYASSYTSEQMTWHAKNHCKGGKMAHPSHGEAWKHFDRSYPSFASDSRNVRLGLCTDGFNPFGHHSTPYSCWPVIITVYNLPPWMCMQKPFMFLNMVIPGPKSPGKNIDVFLRPLIDELKILWTVGVETYDV
- the LOC140884826 gene encoding uncharacterized protein; this encodes MDVKDKTKDNVKARKDLEQHCSRPELHLIGGVGGKIYKPKAAYTLSKVQMTELCVWAKSLKLPEGYSANISRCVNESSHKFSGMKSHDCHIFMQRLLPVAFRDLLPKSIWEVLTELSNYFKDICATVLRVEHMEQIELNIVEILCKLERIFPPAFFDSMEHLPIHLAYEAKVGGRVQYRWMYPFERFLYHLKKKVGNRARVEALIVEAYIIEEVSTFCASYFEPQVQSRLNRVPRNDDGGSADSSCRLSIFTHPGRALGSRFTTRYLKDDELKAAHRYILMNCEKINPFLAKFTEEKKQQIPGMTDKELQILCDQQFPPWLLSHIQEHPYEVDDDIKKLAHGPNRRVSCYNGYFVNVFKFETVEHGRYKATSNYGVCVLGSTTDEYEVDYYGVLEEILGLEYYGLRDVIVLFRCHWYDTSDKGVKVHRLGIVEINNKSKLNTNDPFLLSSQAQQVYYTVPPTIKQVRNNWMVVCKVKARGKFEIPLLEEQEENVPPNVESAFQEEEIFTPHPIIIDANIDEVNIFFNEEDELDSVELEELRRAANDKQVISDGEELEEELEDFESDEETQEKTDHDTDNSANEMENED